The genomic interval TCGTGCGCCGGGGCGCCCTGCTTCGCGATCAGCTTCCAGGCGTCCACGATGTTGATCAGACCGGCGCCCTGGGCGTGCGCGGGCACGTCCTTGATCTTGGTGGCGGTGCTGGTCAGCGCGGTGCGCAGGTCGGCCGGGGGCAGCTCGATGTGCTTCTGCTTCGCGGCGGACAGCAGCAGCGCGGTGGCACCGGCGGCCTGCGGGGAGGCCATCGACGTGCCCTGGAGCATGGAGTAGCCGGCCGGCAGGGAGTAGCCCGCCTCGGCGACCGGCGAACCGGGCAGCCAGGTCTGCGTCGAGTTGATCGACGCGCCGGGCGCCGTCAGGGTCGGCGCGAAGCCGCCGTCCTCACGCGGGCCGCGCGAGGAGAAGGGCAGCATGTCGTACTTCTTGGTGACGTTCGAGCCGTAGTTGGCGGCCCAGGTCTCCTTGGAGATGGACGCGCCGACCGAGATGACGTGGTCGGCGAGGCCGGGGTCACCGATGGTGTTGACGCCGGGGCCGTCGTTGCCGGCCGAGATGACCAGCTGGACGCCGTAGATGTCGACCAGCCGCTTGTACAGCTCGGAGCGGGCGTTGTTGCCGTCGTTCAGCGGCGGCAGGCCGCCGATCGACATGTTGACGACGTCGACGCCGCGGTTCACGACGAGGTCGATCATGCCCTCGGTGAGCGCGATGTTGGTGCAGCCGCCGGACCAGGTGCAGGCGCGCGAGGAGACGATCTTCGCGCCGGGCGCGGCACCGTCCATCTTGCCGCCGAAGAGGCCGTTGGCGGCGGTGATCCCGGCGACGTGCGTCCCGTGCTCGGACTCGATGACCCCGATGGAGACGTAGTCGGAGGTGGCGCCGGCGGCGTTGTAGACGACGTCCTTGCGGTTCTCCACGACGAACGGGATGCGCTCGACGACGTCGGTGCGCGGGTTGTCCTTGCCGAAGTAGGAGACCTGGTGCTTCTCCTTGTACGGCTTGAGGGCGGTGTCGTCGCGGAAGTCGCCGTTGTTGTTCAGGTCGACCCGGGAGGCGCCGCTGACCGGGTCGTAGAGCACGGCCCAGGTGTCGGTGGTGTCGCCGTCGCGGTTCAGGTCGCCCGCCATGTCGCCGCCCTTGGTGGCGGCCTCGGCGAACAGGCTGATCCGGTACGAGCCCTTGGGCGCGTTGTACGTACGCCCCTTGTACGTGAACACCGGGCCGGAGACGGCGTCCGTCATCCGCAGCCAGGTGCCGTCGCCGTCGCTCACCGGGTCGGTGGCGGTCACCCAGTCGGTGATCTTGCGCTCACCGGTGGTGGTCTTCTGGAGCGCGGGGTGCGCGATGTCCACACCCGCGTCCAGGACGCCGATGGTGATCCCGCGGCCGTCCGCCTTCGGGTGCTGCTTCACGAAGTCGACCGCGCCCGTCTCGAAGGACGGGTTGTACGGGTTCTTCGCCGGCGTCTTCTTCCCGGGGGCCGGGTAGCTGCCGGTGGACTTCGCCTTGCTCCTGGCGCCGGTCGCGCGATCGGCGGCGGGCGTCGGGTCGTCCAGCACGATCTCCTGCTTGAGGTCGATGCCGTGGACGGAGCTGAGCTTCGACGCCGCCTTGATGGTGGCCTCGGCGGTCGCGGTCGGCACGGTCGCCCGTACGTAGCCCAGCTTGTCGTACGCACGCCCCAGCACGGAGCCCTTGACGGCGTCCAGCTGCTTGGTGACCTGCTCGGTCGCGCCGGGGGCGGTCGCGACCATCATCGTGACGTTCTTCTCGCCCTTGGCCTTGGCCTTGGTCAGGACCTCGGCGTCGGCGGTGCCCAGCTTGTCCGCCGGAGCGGTGCCGGCGGCCTTGACGGGGGCGGAGGCCGGATCGTCGGCGGCGAAGACGGGGGCGACACCGGTGGCGGCCAGAGCGGCCACCAGACCGGCTGCGGCCGCCACCCGGGCCGCTCGTCTCGCTCCGGATATGGAACCGGGGGATTCGGAGGTCATCAGCATCCCTGTATGTGAAAGAGAGAGTCCGGAAATCGGTACCGGATGACCGCTCACCCTTTCGTAAATGACAGGGGTTTGTGGAGAGTTGTGGGGGCTTGTTGAGTACATGGCGGGATTCCGCCACCGGGACGGAAGCGCCAGCAGGGACGAACGGGTGGATACGGGACGCGAATCCAGCCATGTGACGCGAGGTGGCCGGGTGCGAGGTGTGGCGCCCCGGTTCAGCGGGGAAGGATCATCACATACGCCGCGGGCTCCCGGTCCGCCGCGGCCATCAGCGCTGTCCGGACCACGGCCGCCTGCTGCCCGAGCGCTTCCCGCAGCTTCTGCGGCGCGAGGTGCACGACGGTGACGCCGAGCCGCTCCAGGTGCTCACGCCGCGCCGCGTACGCCGACCACTCGGCCTCGTGCCTCTCGTCGTGCCGACTGTGGCGCGGCGCCCTGGTGTCCAGCTCCACCGCGACCGCCTCCTCGGGCCAGTAGGCGTCCACGCGGCCCAGGTGCGGGCCGCCGGGCAGCCTCAGGTCCACGTTCCACAGCGGCTCGTCGAGCCCATGGGTGCGCACCATGGCGTACAGCCGCTCCTCCGCCATGGCCCGGCCCTCGGCGAGCAGCGAGTCGACCGCGTCGACCACCTGGGGCCGGCCGAGCACCTTGGCCCGGTTCAGCTCGCCCACCAGCACGGCCGGTTCGCAGTGGCCGCCGCGCACCGCCTCGGTGAGCAGCCGGCGCACCGTGACCGCGTCAGCGAGCCCGGCCACCGCGTCCGCCAGTGCCCGCGCCACCGGGGCCACCGGCAGCCCGTCCACCCACTCCGGGCACGGCGGCTCGGCGGTCCGCAGCAGCCGGGCGTACCCGGCCGAGCGCAGCCGCCGCACCCGGGGCACCAGCACGTCGACCCGCTCCACGGAGGCGGCGGGCGGCGCGGCGGCGAAGCCGTGCAGCGCGAGCGCGGCGAGTCCGGTGAGCACCGCGTCCCCGTACGCCGGGTCCACGGCCGGGGCGGGGGCGGGGCGCCGCCCGGAGGCCGGCGGGCGCCCCGCGTACAGCAGGGCGGCCCGCAGCCGCTCCCCGCCGCTGAGCGCACCCGGGTGCAGGACGAAGACACCGGGCAACGGCTGCTGCCACGGACCGCCGTCCCGGCACCGCTCCGCCGCCCGCCCGACGGGCACGCCCATCGCCTTCAACTGGGCGGCGGAGACGACGCGTTGCCGCCCACGCGTGGGAACGGAGGGGCCGGAGTGAAGCGGGGTGTTCTGGGTCATGCTCCGGTGTATCCCGCCAACGGCCGGAACTTGAACCGTTGTTACAGGCCCGTCGACATACCCGGACAAGAACACCGTCCTGCATCACCACCCGGCCCGTCCGGCGTGTGAGGACGGAACCCTTGCCCGGGACCACGGCCACCGGGCAAGGGCCCCGGGCCGGACGCCCTCCGCTACGCCACCGAATCCGCGGCCTGCGCCCGCAGCGCGCGGGCCAGGTCGTCCCGGGCCTCCAGCACCAGCCGCCGCAGCGCCGGCGCCGCGTCCGCCCGGGCCGCCAGCCACGCGTCGGTCGCCTCCAGCGTCGCCGGGTCGTCCTGGAGGGACGGGAACAGCCCCTTCACCACGGCCATCCCGATCTGGATCGACCGCTCGGCCCAGACCCGCTCGATCGCCTCGAAGTACCGCGCGGTGTACGGCGCCAGCAGCTCCCGCTGGGACGACTGCGCGAAGCCCGCGATCGTCGCCTCCACCAGCGCGTTGGACAGCGCGTCCGACTCCACGACGTCCGCCCACGCCCGGGCCTTCACCTCGGCGGACGGCCGCGAGGCCAGGCACCGTACGTGGTGCCGCTTGCCGGAGGCGGTGTCGTCCCGGGCCAGCTCCGCGTCGACCGCCGCCTCGTCGGCCGCGCTGTGGGCGACCAGCGGCGACAGGAACGCCCAGCGCAGCTCCTGGTCGACGTCGAGCCCGTCGATCCGGGCGGACCCGTCGAGCAGCCCGGCCAGCAGCTGGAAGTCGGAGTCCGACGCGGCGACCGACGCGAAGAACCGGGCCCAGGCGAGCTGGTGCTCGCTGCCCGGCTCGGCCAGCCGGAGTTCGCCGAGCGCGCCCTCGGCCAGCGCCCGGCCGCCCTCCTCGCGCCAGGCGGGAGCCGCGTAGTTGACGAGCGCGCCGCGCGTCCAGGCGTGCAGCATCTGGAGGACACCGATGTCCGTCTCGCGCCCGGCGAACGCCAGGACCAGCGAGACGAAGTCGCGGGCCGGCATCAGCCCGTCGCGGGTCAGGTTCCACAGCGCGGACCAGCACAGCGCGCGGGCCAGCGGGTCCGTGATGTCGCCCAGGTGCGCGCGCAGGGTGGCGAGCGACACCTCGTCGAAGCGGACCTTGCAGTACGTCAGGTCGTCGTCGTTGACGAGGATCAGCTCGGGCCGCTCGGCCCCCGCCAGCTCCCCGATCACGGTGCGCGGCCCCGACACGTCCGCCTCGGCACGCGCGTAACGCACCAGCTCGCCCTCGGGGTTGCGGCTGTAGAGGCCGACGGCGACCCGGTGCGGCCGCAGTTCCGGGTGGGACTCGGCGGCCTCCTGGAGGACGGCCAGCTCGGTGATCCGGCCGGCCGCGTCGTACGTCGCGACCGGGGTCAGCGAGTTGACGCCCGCGGTCTGGAGCCAGGAGCGCGACCAGGCGGTCATGTCCCGGCCGGACGTCTCGGACAGCACCGACAGCAGGTCCCCGAGCCGGGTGTTCCCGTACGCGTGCTTCTTGAAGTAGCGGCGGGCGCCCTCCAGGAACGCGTCCCGTCCCACGTACGCCACCAGCTGCTTGAGGACGGAGGCGCCCTTGGCGTACGTGATGCCGTCGAAGTTCAGCTTGGCGTCCTCCAGGTCACGGATGTCGGCCGTGATCGGGTGGGTGGAGGGCAGCTGGTCGGCGCGGTACGCCCAGGACTTGCGGTTGTTGGCGAAGGTGATCCAGCCGTCCTCGAAACGGGTCGCGCCGGTCATCGCGAAGACGCCCATGAAGTCCGCGAAGGACTCCTTCAGCCACAGGTCGTCCCACCACTGCATGGTGACGAGGTCCCCGAACCACATGTGCGCCATCTCGTGCAGGATGACGTTGGCCCGGCTTTCGTACGCCGCCTGCGTCACCTTGCCGCGGAAGATGTACTCCTCGCGGAACGTGACACAGCCCGGGTTCTCCATCGCGCCGAGGTTGTACTCGGGCACGAACGCCTGGTCGTACTTCCCGAACGGGTACGGGTAGTCGAAGTTGTCGTGGAAGAAGTCCAGGCCCTGCTTGGTGATCAGGAAGATGTCGTCGGCGTCGAAGTGCTTGGCGAGCCCCTTGCGGCACATCGCGCCGAGCGGGATCTCCAGCGTCGTGCCGTCCTCGAAGGTCCGGCTGTAGGAGTCGGTGACGTAGTGGTACGGACCGGCGACGACCGCCGTGATGTACGTCGAGATCGGCTCGGTCTCCGCGAACCGCCACACCCCGCCCTCGCGGGACTCCTCCGCGCCGTTGCTCCACACCGTCCACTCGGCGGGCGCCGTCACCCGGAAGCGGTAGGGGGCCTTGAGGTCGGGCTGCTCGAAGTTGGCGAAGACGCGACGGGCGTCCGCCGGCTCGTACTGGGTGTAGAGGTAGACCTCGCCGTCCTCCGGGTCCACGAAGCGGTGCATGCCCTCGCCGGTCCGGCTGTACGCGCACTGCGCGTCGACCACCAGGACGTGTTCGCCCTCCGCCAGGTCCGCCAGCGCGATCCGCGCCCCGTCGAACACGGCCGCCGGGTCCAGCGCGGTGCCGTCCAGGGTCACCGCGTTGACGGAGGGGGCGATGAGGTCCGCGAAGGTGGACGCGCCGCCGCGCGCCGCGCGGAAGCGGATCGT from Streptomyces drozdowiczii carries:
- a CDS encoding S8 family serine peptidase, which produces MLMTSESPGSISGARRAARVAAAAGLVAALAATGVAPVFAADDPASAPVKAAGTAPADKLGTADAEVLTKAKAKGEKNVTMMVATAPGATEQVTKQLDAVKGSVLGRAYDKLGYVRATVPTATAEATIKAASKLSSVHGIDLKQEIVLDDPTPAADRATGARSKAKSTGSYPAPGKKTPAKNPYNPSFETGAVDFVKQHPKADGRGITIGVLDAGVDIAHPALQKTTTGERKITDWVTATDPVSDGDGTWLRMTDAVSGPVFTYKGRTYNAPKGSYRISLFAEAATKGGDMAGDLNRDGDTTDTWAVLYDPVSGASRVDLNNNGDFRDDTALKPYKEKHQVSYFGKDNPRTDVVERIPFVVENRKDVVYNAAGATSDYVSIGVIESEHGTHVAGITAANGLFGGKMDGAAPGAKIVSSRACTWSGGCTNIALTEGMIDLVVNRGVDVVNMSIGGLPPLNDGNNARSELYKRLVDIYGVQLVISAGNDGPGVNTIGDPGLADHVISVGASISKETWAANYGSNVTKKYDMLPFSSRGPREDGGFAPTLTAPGASINSTQTWLPGSPVAEAGYSLPAGYSMLQGTSMASPQAAGATALLLSAAKQKHIELPPADLRTALTSTATKIKDVPAHAQGAGLINIVDAWKLIAKQGAPAHEYTVKAPVDTAIDFALKTPGFGTGLYDREGGLQAGQKKTYDVTVTRTTGPDKKVEHKLSWKYNDGTFKLIGSDKVALPLGKPVTVKVQAKPGSAGVHSAILQLDDKKTAGTDQQILTTVVVSKALAKPSYAFKASGSVQRNGTTSYFVTVPEGAKTLEVAMSALRSGSQTRFISIHPYGVPVDDSGTPFCYPNYENPANTCRPDARSYPDPQPGVWEIEVEARRTSPLLDNPYKLDVALLGATFDPAVQTIAEAKIGTPASVGWKVTNNAGPLEGKLKGGSLGSAAVERPSISTGGSYTKEVTIGEGVEKLDVAIGGTSDANADLDLYVYKGSAEVGSSTTAGSEESVSLVKPAAGTYTVVIDGYDVPSGTTEYDYRDVYYSASLGRISVDESKAVKLAAGASAQVGAEVKVAGAAPEGRQFFGEVSLVNARGTAAGTGSVVIQKVVQ
- the pepN gene encoding aminopeptidase N; amino-acid sequence: MPGENLSRDEARERAELLTVDGYDVELDVRSATGGPGRDDLADGPLTFRSVTTIRFRAARGGASTFADLIAPSVNAVTLDGTALDPAAVFDGARIALADLAEGEHVLVVDAQCAYSRTGEGMHRFVDPEDGEVYLYTQYEPADARRVFANFEQPDLKAPYRFRVTAPAEWTVWSNGAEESREGGVWRFAETEPISTYITAVVAGPYHYVTDSYSRTFEDGTTLEIPLGAMCRKGLAKHFDADDIFLITKQGLDFFHDNFDYPYPFGKYDQAFVPEYNLGAMENPGCVTFREEYIFRGKVTQAAYESRANVILHEMAHMWFGDLVTMQWWDDLWLKESFADFMGVFAMTGATRFEDGWITFANNRKSWAYRADQLPSTHPITADIRDLEDAKLNFDGITYAKGASVLKQLVAYVGRDAFLEGARRYFKKHAYGNTRLGDLLSVLSETSGRDMTAWSRSWLQTAGVNSLTPVATYDAAGRITELAVLQEAAESHPELRPHRVAVGLYSRNPEGELVRYARAEADVSGPRTVIGELAGAERPELILVNDDDLTYCKVRFDEVSLATLRAHLGDITDPLARALCWSALWNLTRDGLMPARDFVSLVLAFAGRETDIGVLQMLHAWTRGALVNYAAPAWREEGGRALAEGALGELRLAEPGSEHQLAWARFFASVAASDSDFQLLAGLLDGSARIDGLDVDQELRWAFLSPLVAHSAADEAAVDAELARDDTASGKRHHVRCLASRPSAEVKARAWADVVESDALSNALVEATIAGFAQSSQRELLAPYTARYFEAIERVWAERSIQIGMAVVKGLFPSLQDDPATLEATDAWLAARADAAPALRRLVLEARDDLARALRAQAADSVA